The proteins below come from a single Rosa rugosa chromosome 2, drRosRugo1.1, whole genome shotgun sequence genomic window:
- the LOC133731308 gene encoding receptor-like protein 35, with amino-acid sequence MERTRFLILSITLLLANLLAVAAQMNVSTDQSALLALKAHITSDPQNMIFTNWSTATQRHLRVAVLNLSYFGLTGTIPSELGNLSFLVELHLRNNSFHGTLPKELARLRRLKLISLVWNNFMGAIPSWFGSLFKLESFNLFGNRFSGPIPAAVFNLSSLQVLDLSYNQLSGRIPREIGNLTLLWVIYFDGNTFTEIPNEIGSLNKLEYLFVQEKALTCTIPVTSSTCFL; translated from the exons ATGGAGAGAACTCGATTCCTCATACTATCGATCACACTGTTGTTGGCTAACTTATTAGCAGTAGCAGCACAAATGAATGTCAGCACAGACCAGTCTGCTCTTCTTGCTCTCAAAGCCCATATCACTAGCGACCCTCAAAACATGATCTTCACCAACTGGTCCACCGCCACCCAACGCCACCTTAGAGTTGCGGTCTTGAACCTTTCTTACTTTGGTCTCACAGGTACTATTCCTTCAGAACTTGGCAACCTATCATTTCTTGTCGAGCTGCACTTGAGAAATAACAGCTTCCATGGTACTTTGCCTAAGGAATTGGCTCGTCTGCGCCGGTTGAAGTTGATTAGCTTGGTATGGAACAACTTTATGGGAGCCATTCCATCATGGTTTGGGTCCTTGTTCAAACTTGAAAGCTTCAATTTGTTTGGTAATCGGTTTTCCGGTCCCATTCCAGCTGCTGTCTTCAACTTATCTTCATTGCAAGTACTTGATCTAAGCTATAATCAGCTATCAG GAAGAATACCAAGAGAAATCGGAAACTTAACTTTACTGTGGGTGATATACTTTGATGGTAATACATTCACAG aaattccCAACGAGATTGGCTCTTTGAATAAGTTGGAGTACTTGTTTGTGCAAGAAAAGGCTCTAACATGCACTATTCCTGTGACTTCTTCAACatgttttctttga